In Lotus japonicus ecotype B-129 chromosome 5, LjGifu_v1.2, one genomic interval encodes:
- the LOC130718516 gene encoding probable leucine-rich repeat receptor-like protein kinase At1g68400, translating into MSAKPSHLIASVTTLLHFLLLVQCSTNPDFEPLMAFKTASDTNKTLTSWNTTTNPCTWHGVSCVGDRVTRLVLENLHLQGSIDPLTALTHLRVLSLKGNRFSGPLPTTLSNLASLKLLFLSHNEFSGEFPASLTSLFRLYRLDLSHNNFSGEIPATVSRLTHLLTLHLDENQFSGNIPNINLPALQDFNVSGNRLSGEIPNTLSGFPKSSFGLNPSLCGAPVEQCAVEPRKPGSQGTIASPLVPSGAVPTTVSSSPSAMPKSPPLTGSHSRISPVALIAIIVGDIVVLCIVCVLLYCYFWRSYSAKSKEGKGSKLFESEKIVFSSSPYPAQAGFERGRMVFFDGENQKRFELEDLLRASAEMLGKGGFGTAYKAVLDDGNVVAVKRLKDAQVAGKREFEQNMEVLGRLRHPNIVSLRAYYFARDEKLLVYDYMPNASLFWLLHGNRGPGRTPLDWTTRLKIAAGAARGVAFIHSSCKSLGLTHGNIKSTNILIDKQGNPRVSDFGLSILTGPGPSGGRSNGYRAPEASDGRKQSHRSDVYSFGVLLLELLTGKCPSTSDGGGGAVDLPRWVQSVVREEWTAEVFDLELMRYKDIEEDMVGLLQIAMACTAPAPDQRPRMSHVVKMIDELRGVEASPCHDTCDSVSESPSISEDTPVVELTRQ; encoded by the exons CGGTGTCTCCTGCGTCGGAGACCGAGTCACGCGACTCGTTCTCGAAAATCTCCACCTCCAAGGCTCCATCGACCCGTTAACCGCTTTAACTCACCTCCGAGTCCTCAGCCTCAAAGGAAACCGCTTCTCCGGTCCACTTCCCACCACTCTCTCAAACTTAGCCTCTCTCAAGCTTCTCTTCCTGTCTCACAACGAATTCTCCGGCGAGTTCCCGGCGAGTCTGACGTCACTCTTCCGCTTGTACCGTCTCGATCTGTCTCACAACAACTTCTCCGGCGAGATTCCGGCGACGGTAAGCCGCTTGACCCACCTCCTCACTCTCCATCTCGACGAGAATCAATTCTCCGGCAACATTCCCAACATCAACCTCCCAGCGTTGCAGGACTTCAACGTCTCCGGTAACCGCCTCTCCGGCGAGATTCCAAACACCTTATCGGGTTTCCCCAAGTCCTCATTCGGGCTAAACCCGTCTCTCTGTGGAGCTCCGGTGGAGCAATGCGCGGTGGAACCGAGAAAACCCGGATCCCAAGGCACCATTGCTTCGCCGTTAGTCCCAAGCGGCGCCGTTCCGACCACCGTGTCATCTTCGCCGAGCGCAATGCCAAAGTCACCACCGTTAACTGGAAGCCATTCGAGGATAAGCCCGGTGGCTTTGATAGCGATTATAGTGGGTGACATTGTGGTTCTCTGCATAGTGTGTGTGCTTCTGTATTGCTATTTCTGGAGAAGCTACTCTGCTAAATCGAAAGAAGGAAAAGGGTCGAAGCTTTTTGAGAGTGAGAAGATTGTTTTCTCATCTAGTCCTTACCCTGCTCAAGCAGGATTTGAGAGGGGTCGAATGGTGTTCTTTGATGGGGAGAATCAGAAGAGGTTTGAGCTGGAGGATTTGCTGCGAGCTTCTGCGGAAATGCTGGGGAAAGGTGGGTTTGGAACGGCGTACAAAGCGGTGCTTGATGATGGTAATGTTGTTGCTGTCAAGAGGCTGAAAGATGCTCAGGTTGCAGGGAAGAGGGAGTTTGAGCAGAATATGGAGGTTCTGGGAAGGTTAAGGCACCCCAACATTGTTAGCTTGAGGGCTTACTATTTTGCAAGGGATGAGAAGCTTCTGGTCTATGATTACATGCCAAATGCTAGTTTGTTCTGGCTTCTTCATG GGAACCGAGGACCAGGAAGAACCCCATTGGACTGGACCACAAGGCTGAAGATAGCAGCAGGAGCGGCACGAGGCGTGGCCTTTATCCACAGTTCGTGCAAGTCCCTTGGGCTTACCCACGGTAACATCAAATCCACCAACATTCTCATTGACAAGCAGGGAAACCCACGGGTTTCTGATTTTGGGCTCTCCATCTTGACGGGCCCAGGCCCATCAGGCGGGAGATCCAACGGCTACCGTGCGCCGGAGGCATCGGACGGTAGGAAACAATCTCATAGGTCTGACGTGTACTCATTTGGGGTTCTCTTGCTGGAGTTGCTGACAGGGAAGTGTCCCTCCACctcggatggtggtggtggggcgGTGGACCTGCCGAGGTGGGTCCAGTCAGTGGTGAGGGAGGAGTGGACGGCTGAGGTGTTTGATTTGGAGCTGATGAGGTATAAGGATATTGAGGAGGACATGGTGGGGCTGCTTCAGATTGCTATGGCTTGCACTGCGCCTGCACCTGATCAACGGCCTAGGATGAGCCACGTGGTCAAGATGATTGATGAGTTGCGTGGGGTCGAGGCGTCACCTTGTCATGACACGTGTGACTCCGTGTCTGAGTCACCCTCAATTTCTGAAGACACACCTGTGGTTGAACTCACTAGGCAGTAG
- the LOC130718517 gene encoding glycosyltransferase BC10-like, whose protein sequence is MKASNTQYPLNSVSKLCNIQFHFLHLLSYILILVFGLTLGVIFSFYLKDCIFSLQFTQFSLSALPRAPPLSPPPPPPIEKPAVSNHSRVGLKEFLKPPGVVMHDMNEEELMWRASMTAKINEYPFDRVPKVAFMFLTRGPVFLAPLWEQFFKGHEGYYSIYVHANPSHNGTYPEKSVFHGRRVPSQEVEWGNPNMIEAERRLLANALLDISNQRFVLVSESCIPLFNFTTIYSYLINSTQNYVMAFDDPSPVGRGRYSIQMLPEISLWQWRKGFQWFEMDRELAVEVVSDRTYFPVFQQYCKGSCYADEHYLPTFVNIMFGERNSNRSLTWVDWSRGGPHPASFTRSDVTVEFLERLRSKRCKYNGKSSNVCYLFARKFLPSTLSRLVKIAPEVMHFEYHHRHKNRSLSLQPTI, encoded by the exons ATGAAGGCCTCAAATACTCAATACCCATTAAACTCTGTTTCTAAACTCTGCAACATTCAATTCCACTTTCTTCATCTCCTATCCTATATTCTAATCTTGGTATTTGGTCTAACCCTTGGAGTTATCTTCAGTTTCTATCTGAAGGACTGCATCTTTAGCCTACAATTCACTCAGTTCTCGCTCTCCGCCTTACCTCGAGCCCCGCCtctatcaccaccaccgccgccgccaatTGAAAAGCCAGCAGTTTCTAATCACAGCCGTGTGGGATTGAAGGAGTTTCTTAAGCCTCCTGGTGTTGTTATGCATGATATGAATGAGGAGGAATTGATGTGGAGAGCTTCGATGACTGCGAAGATCAATGAGTACCCGTTTGATCGTGTTCCTAAAGTTGCTTTCATGTTTTTGACAAGGGGTCCTGTGTTTCTAGCACCTTTGTGGGAGCAATTCTTCAAAGGGCATGAAGGGTATTACTCCATTTACGTGCATGCCAATCCATCTCATAATGGAACATACCCGGAGAAGTCAGTGTTTCACGGTCGGAGAGTTCCCAGTCAG GAAGTGGAATGGGGCAATCCCAACATGATTGAAGCAGAGCGTCGCTTGCTAGCAAATGCACTCCTTGACATTTCAAACCAACGATTTGTTCTTGTTTCAGAATCCTGCATTCCACTCTTCAACTTCACAACCATCTACTCTTATTTAATAAACTCCACCCAAAACTATGTCATGGCCTTTGATGATCCTAGCCCAGTTGGTCGTGGCCGCTACAGCATCCAAATGTTACCTGAAATCAGCCTCTGGCAGTGGAGAAAAGGGTTCCAGTGGTTTGAAATGGACAGAGAACTCGCAGTTGAAGTGGTTTCTGACAGAACATACTTCCCAGTTTTTCAACAGTACTGCAAAGGTTCATGCTATGCTGATGAACATTACTTGCCAACGTTTGTGAACATCATGTTTGGGGAGAGGAACTCAAATAGGAGCTTGACTTGGGTTGACTGGTCAAGGGGTGGACCCCACCCTGCTTCTTTTACTAGGTCTGATGTGACTGTTGAGTTCTTGGAGAGGTTAAGGAGCAAGAGGTGCAAGTATAATGGGAAAAGCAGCAATGTTTGCTATCTTTTTGCTAGGAAGTTCTTGCCTAGTACTCTGTCCAGGCTTGTTAAGATTGCACCAGAGGTCATGCATTTTGAGTACCACCATAGGCACAAAAACAGAAGCTTATCACTACAACCTAccatttaa